The following is a genomic window from Liolophura sinensis isolate JHLJ2023 chromosome 10, CUHK_Ljap_v2, whole genome shotgun sequence.
tgagcctcaggttgatacctcgctctcctccctaaagaaatcttccaccaaccctctTGTATACCAACAgcagtttagtaatatgtgctcaaagtatccattttatcaccgtatATTCACTGACTGTTACAAGGATGATGAtagcgtggcttctgccgctgtccttgggcccagaaccatttcaactcggtttccaaattcctcctctgtatttactgcggaagccaaggcaattttgtgcgcactccGGTACATACCAGATCTCGGAGATGGCAGATTTCTCATccgctctgactccctttcctgcctccaggcaattcgggctagttcgcctgtacatccagacattctgtctatcagggagatgttcaaacaacttaatgaagattttatcattgtcttttgttgggtgcccgggcatatgggtatcccatGGAATACTGCAGCAGATGAAGCCGCTAAGGCGgctctgcattccgttactacccaaactgactttccatattcggacttgcgttcacttatttgctcctatatcaagcgttTGTTTCAGGCTAAATGGGATGACCGGACGACCAACAAACTCCATGATATTCGTCACTTTGCTGGTCCAtcaccttccctttcacggcttCGTCTCCGCTCTtccattttgaggaggtgtcgtatcggtcacacacgtgctacgcatgggtatttcttgtaaggagaagatgctcctcattgctctgcttgtgatcaacggttcacagtcaagcacatattgcttgactgggGCAACTTTCCTCCTgcacgagattccttttatcacgtgagctctcttgcAGAACTTAGAAAGTGTCAAtgctgtagaaagtgatactatttttgattttctctctaccattggtatgacAGGAAAGCTATCATTTTagactaccgtctgtgtttgttatgtgacttccgATGTCCTTTTTGACAGactagtaaatgaattatccgttgtagatcgactacttgacgttttattgtcgcgataaaactaaaatattgttgaaaatgacgataaaactttcactcactcattcaatccTATACTtctactacactacactacactactcTACACTTCGCCACTCCACGCCACGTGGCGTGGCTacgctacactacactacactacactacactacactacactatactatactatgctatattctattacccttcgatttctttttattacatacaacgcacgGACTGGCTCtatgccaagtgcacattatctgaGTCGTTAGATACCCCCCATCACTAGACAGAAGCGTTTAATGGATTGCGTTCTACACCTGGCTGTAAAAAGAGCTCGTTGCAAGCTCAACTTTGCAGACGACTTGGTTCCCAGGGAGGCGTGGATTTATAGCACAAGGCGAAAGGATGTTGTACAGACCAAAAACAGCTTTATATGCTCTCGTtgttttacagctgaaagctacaAGAAGAATACAGCTAAATTTCCACAATGGTACCTGCACATAGTTGTTACAAACtactattaactgaactgaaactGATGGATAGTACATTTGTGTAGGCTGACGCCCACTTCCACATCGTACAAGTACTTATATTATACACGACTATAAGCATAGCTTATACGGAATGACAAtagcatgtacctgtagttgTCATCGCATATATGTATGACTTTAGAATCACCAGgagaatagaatgatatttattgtgaagcagacatagggaaagaatagtaaatacacattaaattttaaactgaaaacacaaaattacCAATGTAACACCACTGGCAAATGGACATGCCTggtcaaaattcaaattcaacgTTTGAAAATTGGGAATCTCAAGTCTGGCTAGATTTGTccgtgtcataaatcggaacttcaaagTCGTCCACTTTGGGCACAGATTGCGGCAGtatattttcttacatgtagttagaaTTCATATAAAAAGTGACATCGCTTTGATATGaattttcatgttatttaaGCCGGCTGGATTGGCTTGGCCATCTGTGACGAAACTGGCTGAACCGCTCCGAGCGGCCGGCTGGAGATCGGCTCGGGCGTTACATCTATTCTTTTTGaaggatttaaagtcattattacgtttctcagaagccctccaAGTAGCATACtatttaaacaggttataatctttataattaggacaagtagctaaatctgaACACTAATCCTTCAACACTGACAGTATTCCAGCCTTGTTTCAAatacaagtcaaaatttaaaaaatgttatgcGTTTCCACATCAGAACGAAACTGAGCTTCCAAactcagaaaaaagaaaagaggtCTCCATtcaaaatcaactgaaaatcCTTTCTATACGAAAAATctcattaaatatatatattttttcttataaaatatCATATCAAGGTAacttttcattgatttatttacagcCTCACTGACGAGCATATTCTGTTTACCAGGCCCACACAGAAGAGCTTGGGTTAGTCGAGACCCCAGACCCCAGACCCCAGACCCCACAGGTGTAAACAGGACAGGTGCACAATGTTTGACAAacattcaaacttttcaaacagAGGCTTATGCGTTTTACAAGGACGTGTATAAGCTGATGACTGCTTTGCTGTTCCGCTATATAATGATTGTCAAATAGGCCTTTTTGTATTTAGATGGATACTCCTGGCcgtttttgtgtacatttgttgttaAATAACGACCTTGCTCGAGATAGGGTTTGCTCTTAATCCACTGGCAAAAGATAAACGGTGGAAATAGCACTAGTTTGACATTTGAATTGGATGTCATGCCTATAATATATCGACGTTCGTtgtaaggtcttccagcaagctacggatggtcgtggatttccgtGGGCATTGCCCTATTTCCTcgcatcataatgctgtccgcggTCGTCTGccgtataggtgaaatgttccatcaaataaataaaaaaaatatataaataaatattacacatccTTGTAATATATAATACCTTCTCACATCGTTGGAAACTAAAGGCCCATTCCTTCTTACAGCTCTGTTCAGTATTTATGTATCATTTCTGACATATTCATTTGGGAATTTGTATTTAACTTTGCTTTTGGAAATCTTTCTTGGAATTATAAACTGTAAATACCCTTTCATGGTTTACGAGCAGTGAACGATTGTCGGACAAACTGACCTTTATATCTTCGTTAACCAGAGCTCTCATTTCTACCACTTCTGTACAataactgtaaatgtttttatggCTATGTTTTTTAAGCTGATGACAAAAATCTAGGTGATAATTCTATTAGAAAAGTCTTTGACACACACCAGACACTCTGTCTTCCTTCAACCATTTTGACAGATCAGTTTCATTGATTTCAGAGAAAGCAATTAAATATGCGACATTCTGTCTCAACATAACAATAACAATTATCTGACTAACCACAAATGTTAACTTCATGGAAATCAGAATAAATCCATTACCTTATTCTCCCAATCTCTGGTTCAGTCGGCTCAATCCGCTAAAGTATGGACACTTCTATCAAAGTTACCAGGCCCACTTCTGAATCTATCCCTTGTCTGATCTGGATGCATCTGGTCTAActtcataaacatatattacTTTTAGCAATGAGATGTGCAAAGTCTGGATGCAAATTACGTAAAATATGCATCAGTTATTGCGCAAACACGCCTGGTCACTATACCATTAACGGTTTGTCATCTCTCTGATAGTTTTCAGTCTACGGCCTCTCGCCACGATGCGCTGTACGTCCCTAGGCTTAACTGCTCCTTTCATCTACTGCCAGCGGTCTGTCATCTTCTATCCTTCAATCCAGAAATGCCCCGATCATTTGTCCGTCTTTCCATCTGTCTGGCAACGTGTTCCAACGTCTGTCCGTCATCCTGTTTCCGTCTGTTCACCACTCATTGTCCCTTTGTCCGTCATTACTCTGTCAGACCTCATGTTTCCGTCTGTTTACCATTGATTGCCGTCCATTTGTCCATCACCATCCACCTACTTATCCCAGCCCGTCCTTCTGTCTATCTGTCAACGTGTTTCAACGTCTGTCCATCATCCTGTTTCTCtctgtttaacactgattgTCCATTTGTCCGTCATCACTCATATACTTGTTCCACAGCGTCTTTCCATCTGTCTGTCAACGTGTTCCAACGTCTGTCCGTCATCCTGTTTCCGTCTGTTCACCACTCATTGTCCCTTTGTCCGTCATTACTCTGTCAGACCTCGTGTTTTCGTCTGTTTACTATTGATTGCCGTCCATTTGTCCATCACCATCCACCTACTTATCCCAGCCCGTCCTTCTGTTTATCTGTCAACGTGTTTCAACGTCTGTCCGTCATCCTGTTTCCCTCTGTTTACCACTGATTGTCCATTTGTCCGTCATCACTCATATACTTGTTCCACAGCGTCTTTCCATCTGTCTGTCAACGTGTTCCAACGTCTGTCCGTCATCCTGTTTCCGTCTGTTCACCACTTATTGTCCCTTTGTCCGTCATTACTCTGTCAGACCTCGTGTTTTCGTCTGTTTACCATTGATTGCCGTCCATTTGTTCATCACCATCCACCTACTTATCTCAGCCCGTCCTTCTGTCTATCTGTCAACGTGTTTCAACGTCTGTCCATCATCCTGTTTCTCTCTCTTTACCACTGATTgtccatttgtccatttgtacgCCATCACCCATCTACTTGTCCCACAGCGTCCTTCCGTCTGTCAGACCTAGTGTTTTCGACTATTTAGCATTGATTGTCCATTTGTCTGTCATCATCCATCTTCTTGTCCCACCGCGTCTTTCCGTCTGTTGGTCATCGTAGTTCCGTCTATTTACCAATGATTTTCCATTTGTCCATCATCATCCATCTACTTGTCCTTCCCTCCACACACCGGCCaggatagctcagttggtagagcgtccgctttgagtgggcggtagatccagagtcaatcctgggtccggtcacacttaagaccttaaaagaggaagttgtagctccAGCATCGCCTTCAGCATTAAGGAAATAGTGCAACGACATGTTGACACGTGTCACTATAATGGCGCGGGTCGGGTAaattacttgcctttggtaagtcgtctcagtgaagcagcactagataaaagaggggtggaaatccgtcctacaactaggaggcacattacacctGTATGCACTCTCTTGActctgactgaaaaaattgttaactttGACGTGAAaccttaagcactcactcactcactcactcactccttcccTCCACCATTGTCCTTAAaccttgttttatattttcatcatGACATTTGCTTTTTACCTGCACATTATAATGTTTTATCATCTTTTGCCAGGTAAATATTGTAAGAGACATGTCTTACTTCACTAGTGTTATCAGATAAAGCATGTTATAAATACTTACTGCAAGAGTAAGCTTACTCATTCCATGTGGGGTCTGCATTCTTCCTGCTGGTGACCTTCGACTTTCTTAGTTTTGCATCTCCCAAACCTACTTTTTAGTCTAATCACGACCATTACCTTTTTCTTGCGATGACATATGAActgaatttaaaacattatgCATTCTGTTACATATAAATTTGCACTCTTCATCTTTTTAATGCAAAGTCATGCAACTATCAATTAACCATTCTGGCCGTAATCAAATAGACTTTAACTGTATCTAATCACAGCTAAATAATGCGAGGGCCCGCCATGTCTTGTGAAAAGACAATACTGTGGTCTTAAACAGTGGCCATACTTCCTGTGGTCATTAACTACTGTTTTCCACGCAAATTGTTTAAAGACTGCCGTCAGTTCATTACGAGGTGCCGTTTCCAACCGCAGTATAGAGCCTAGGAACACAGCTCTTGCGGCCGAAGCACTAAATACCACAGACCGTGGATGATTATAGCAGGGATAATACAGTTTTGCAGGGATATAGTTTTGGCTTCAGATATGTAATCCAATGTTCCTCCTGCTCTTTCGACAATAATAAAGGCGATGTCACAGAGTAGCCTATTTCCTTtcttaaaacatgttttcaaacCTACGCTCGCCATTTCGCCAGCATATAAGGTTAAgattaaataaatctgaaggTTATCTTGGCTCCGACATCTGTAGTTTACGGTCTCAGATTGCAGCCCATGACCTCCGGGGTCAAGGCCACTGTTAATGATAACGCGGGATGGAATCCAGCCAACCCCGATGATAGTGCACGGGCTCAGGTATAAAGATTTGTGGGTATTTGGCTAGTTGCTGAAATTGCCTCCTCCCGTGATTTCCTCAGCTATGTCAGTGAAATGAACAACTTAATCCTTAGCTAACAACTGTCAACATAATTTCGCcatcttgtttatttatttcgttcTTGATTTAGGCAATATTCAAGAAATTGCCACATATCGCCATGACGTGTCCCTCATTTGCGTTCAGAAAACACTGTTTAGATACTCTAAATGCTGGTTTCTGCCTGACCATATGTTCATACAGTCAACCGAATGAGAAAAGCGAGCTTCATGAATAATTTTATGTCTGTGGTTAATATATACAAACCCGTCCTATCTGTCCTGATACATTTCTCAAGCAACTTGTGTCCGTACATATCTTATTCCTCAACGTCGAGCCAGTGTTTAAAGAGGTAAGACTGGATGCATCCAAATCGAGTCGTTGATGCACCGTTACGGCGGTTTTCACAAGtattaacatttttataagGCAACCCGCCTGAACGTAAAGTTTGGGAACCTCTTGTGGAGAATATAATGTATTCGGTTTACTGAGATTTCTGAAAACAGTTAATGATTTTTCAGTCTGGTCGGATCATCTTATAGTTATGTTGATGTAGAATGTAAGCATCGTATATCACGTTTTAAAGAGGGATTCCAAGTTGATAATTGCCAAACCCAATTAAAAAACTACCAAATACACCAATTCCCAAAGGaatgtgtaagaaataattATTAGTGAAGAGAGCTCGTGACATGTAAGATATAAGCAGTCATGAGTTTTTAATGAGTCATGAGTTTTTAATGAGTCATCAGCATTAAGTGATGTAGGGAAGACATTCTGTGGTCTAGGCATTACATTTAGAGAGACTTTTCTAGGCAAAGTATCACTTAGATAtacctggtcgtgggtttttcctcCAggccctgctcggtttccttcccctataatgctgaccgccgtcgtataagtgaaatatttttgaaaaggGCTTAAAACgtcattaaaaaattaaataaataaataatcttagacatacatgcatgtccaaGATTATGTTTGTCGCACATTCTTAATAAACTTGGCTCAAGTTATCTCTCAGGCAAGATACACATCAGGGCTTTGCTTTAGTGAAAATGTAATATAACACTTACGGCACAAACGGGAAGACCAGAGCAGTTAAGCCAGTGCaaaagctggcaaatggtcgcacgttaTATCCGTGAAATCCGTCTACTAGTCAATTTAGCTCAGTTAGGACATCATTCTACCTGTTCATATACATgcctgaaaagtaaaaatatatttaatgacGTACAACATACAGGGTAAAACCTGAGTATTCATGgcagtgcgatagctggcaaatggtcacatgtctTACCGGTAAAACTCAGGTCATtagtcaatttatctcagttagggctTTAGGagttattgtaactgttcatgtacatactaAAAAAGTAGCATGGCGCATGTTCCACAGCATCACGTCTTCAACAGAAACGCCATTAATCTGTTACAAGTGGATGAACAACTACCCTGTCGTTTGTAATGTCTCTAAGTAaccataaatgtatacacagaAGTCCTACAATTCCAACAAATAATGTCCTCACCACTGTGAAAATATTGCCTAAAGTCTTCAAGAAAAAAGCAGTCTTAAGCTGCCTTTATCCTTGTTttcatgtgcattttttttaccactgCCAGCAAAGAGCTAATCTTCCACTTCGGTAATATTAATACACggcaaaatacacacaaaatctTTTGGAGGTAAACTTTGAGAACCAGTGCCGTTAATTCCTAAACAAAGATAGAATTAGCATTTTGCttcctttgtttttctctcCAGAAGCCAAACATGGAAAAACGACCATATAGGAATCTCCAGGTGAGTTACATCCAGACGCCTTCTTCAAGGATCGACTTCCATCGCACAATTCCGGACAGAATACGAGAGCTGGCGAAGGCCAACCCAGACAAAATGGCGTTTGCCTTCAGACAAGCCGGACAACCCAGGGATACCTTGACAAGGAAACGAGTGGTTGGCCCGACATTTTGTCTGACATGGCATCAGAGCAGGTGACAAAGTAGCCATGCTTGTGGACACACCAACAACAGCTTACATAGAAGACCTGATCTATTAGACAGGATGTCGTTTCTTCCAACCTTGTGTGCCTCAGGACAAAGGGTGCGCCCGAAGATTTTTGATAGTATGCTGCTCCTCGCAGAGTCGGCCGTCTCCTCCTACGCCTCTTCTGAATGTTTGCATTATGTCggtttaaaaacaacaacagcgttAGGGTTTGAGCTCGGTACAGCCGGGTACACCAGCTCTGACTACGAGGTTAGAGTGGTGGGTGAAAACGGGGAAGTCGTCTGTGTGGAAACACAGGGGGAACTCTGTTTGCGTGGACCAGCATGTGCCAAAGCTTATGTCTACCTTGACGGTTCCAGAGCGCCTATTGTGGACGAAGACGGTTGGTACCATACCGGAGATGTAGCACTAATCCACCAAGACGGACGAATCGTCATCATAGGTAGGAAGACTGAAATGCTTAAACGGGCTTCGGTGAAAATTTTTCCCTCATTCGTGGAGAGGAAGATTCAGGAAAACTTTGAAGAGATTGaggaagttgttgttgttgatgtggATGACGACATATTGCACCAGGAGATTTGAGCTTGTATTACGCTCACACCAGACGCACGCATAACCACAGAAGATATCAAGCGGCGTGTCGAGGACATCTTCAGACCGTCTCTTGAAATGACGTCCGGGAAATGTGATAGGCTGTCACTAACCAAGATGGCCGAAGAAATCATTAAGAGTAATTCTCAGAAGTCTTAAAACTGGAAGATTACTTGTAGTCATGATTTACAGGCTATAAGATGAACCTGTTGCTCTCCTGTATTTGTAGGTAAGTAGCTGATTGTGGAACATTAGTGGAACAGTAGGGTATAATTATACCTGGGAGGAATATAATTAATAACATGATGATACATTCTTAGATTGGAATTCATATTAGAACACATTATATAAATGACGATCT
Proteins encoded in this region:
- the LOC135476397 gene encoding uncharacterized protein LOC135476397 gives rise to the protein MSFLPTLCASGQRVRPKIFDSMLLLAESAVSSYASSECLHYVGLKTTTALGFELGTAGYTSSDYEVRVVGENGEVVCVETQGELCLRGPACAKAYVYLDGSRAPIVDEDGWYHTGDVALIHQDGRIVIIGRKTEMLKRASVKIFPSFVERKIQENFEEIEEVVVVDVDDDILHQEI